AAGGCGAAAACCTTCCCGGCCGGCACCCGGCCGGCCAGGCCGCCGTCCGGGCCGAGCACCACATCGGCTGGGTCGTGCCCCGGCGCGTCGCCGGCCACCTGCGCGGCATCCCGGATGCGCAGCGACATCGAGTCACCGCCGAGCGTCACCGCGACCAGGTCCGCGCCGGCCGCGGTGACCACGGAAGGTTCGGCCGCCGCCGGCGTCGCCCCGGCGGCCAGCGCCAGAACGGCCATGGCCAGGCCGGCGGCGCCGACACGCATACTTCTCGTCCTCATTGCTTGCTCCCCAGGCGAGGTGGCGTTAAGTCCTGCCGCGAGGTCCGGTCGTCGATCGTCGCGGAGTCGTTCGGGTCGGTCTGCCGGCTGGCCTCGGCGCGGCCCTCCTCCCGGGCGGCTGCCAGCGCCTGCGCGACCTGTCGGGCCCGTCGGCGGCGGGCGGCCACCAGTGCCCAGCCGACGAGGGCCAGCAGCGCCAGCAGGACCAGCTGCGGCCAGGGCACCGCCCAGACGGTGGTCTGCGCCGTGCCGCCCTGCGGCGGCGGGTCGAGAACCTGGTCACCCACGGTGGCAGGTGTGACGGCGGCGCTCGCGGTCAGCCGGAACAGCGGCGGGACGCCCGTCATGCGTACGGTGGTGATCAACTCGCCGCCGGGCAGGATCTCCGGTAGGGCCGCGGCGTCGATCGAGCGCCGACCGACGCCGAACGGGCCGGCCGCGGTGAGCGTGGGCTGCCCGGTGAGCCGGACGTTGCCGGTGTTGCGGATGGTGAAGGTCGCGGTCAGCGTGCCCCCGCCGAGGGGGTTCAGCGAGCCGGCGTGCCGTACCCGGAGATTCTTGACGGTGAGCGCGGGTCGCAGCTCACCGGTGACCCGCAGGTAGATGCGCGCGCCGACCCGGTGGTCCACGGCGACCTGGTTGCCCTGGGCGTCCGCCGTGGTGGCGGCGAGCGAGGCGACGATCCCTCCGGCGTGGTCCCCGGGTGTGGCGTTGGCCGGCACGGTGAGGGTGAACGGGACGTTCAACCGGGATGTCGACGGGATGGTCAGGGTCCGCTGGGTGAAGCGCACCCAGGCGCCGACGTCGGTGGGTCGCCGGTCACCGGCCAGCAGGTCGAACCCGCCCTGTGTGGTGGTGAACGCGTCGCTGGCGTAGAGGTTCAGGGTGAGCGGGCGTGCCGAGTGGTTGGTGACCGCGACGTAGTCGGTGAGGGTGGCGCCGGGGTCGAGCTTGTAGGCGAACGCCGGCCGACCGTTCGGACCCTTCGCGGTCGACGGTGCCACCCCCCAGGTCACGACGGACGGCGCAGAAGCTGCGGGAGACGCCGGTGTAGGTGGCGTCGGGGCCGCACCGAGCAGGGCGATGCCGATGGCGACGGCGGCGAGCAGGCGCATGGCGGAGACGGTTTCCGTTCCTCAGGGTGCGAGAGGTGAGGCGGGTGGGCGGGTCGCGGCAACGGCCCACCCACCCGCGACCGTCCAGCGGCCGGCTCGTCGCCGGTCGCCGGACGGGTCAGGCGATCAGATCGCGGTGAGGGTGAGGGTTGCGGTGTAGGTTCCCGCGGCCGTCTCGGTGGGCAGGCTCAGTCGCAGCCCTGCACCGAGCTGTGCGGTACCCCGACCGGCGCCGCCCGGCGCCGAACCCAGCACCGCGCTGTTGCCGAGGCCGCCGCCGGTTCCGACGACGTACGGCGCCACCTCCGGGCCCGGCACGACACCCTGCCCGGAACCCTGGGCCAGCACCCGGGGGCTCCAGCCGAGGTAGCCGGAGCTGAACGTCGCACCGCCCGGACCGGTGAAGTCGGCCGGGATCTGGCCGGACGCGCTCCAACCCGGTTGGCCGGCGCGGGTGTCGGTCACCGTGACCGGCCGGAGTTCACCGTTGCTCTCCCACCGGTCGCCACCTGCGTTGAGCTGTGCGGGCGGCAGCACCACGGCCCGGTCGTCCGGGTCGACGCTGATCACCAGAGCGCCCTGAGTCTCGTCGATCGACGCGGTGATCGTCTGTGAGGTGCCCGGCTCCTGCGGCGGGAATGCCACCCACAACGTCACCGGTTCGCTGCTCGCGACCACACTGTGGCCGTCGCCGTACAGCTTGGCCACGTATTCGCAGGCGTTGAGCTCCCGGGTCGCGGTGAAGGAGTAGCTCGCGCCGGCCTCACCCGGGACGATGGTCCAGTCGTCCGCACCGGGGCACCTGCTGAACCAGTGGTAGTGGTCCAGCTCGGTCTGTGGGGTCTGCACCGCGTTGAGCGTGACGGTGTCGTTGGGCTGGTACTCGTCGGCCATGCCACTGACCGACAGACTCACCTCCGGCCCGCCGCCGGACAGCTCGCCGACGACGAACGAGTAGTCGACCGGCCCGGTGCTGACCGTCGTGCCGTTGGTCAGCGTGGCGTCGGCCTGGAACTTCAGCGTGTAGTTGCCCAGCGCGCTGAACGCCCAGTTCGAGTGCGCGTGGGTGGGCACCGGCACGTCGATCGCGTCCGGCAACCCGTCGTCGGAGCGGAACTTGATGACCGGATTGGCGAACGAGTCCTGCGTGTACAGCGTGACGTTGCCCGGTCCCTGCACGTCGACCAGGCTAAGCCGCACCTTGTTGCCCTCGAAGACTCCCGTCTTCAGGGTGGTGGTGTTCCAGCCCGGCCAGAGCAGGTCCGGGTCCTGGGTCAGCGGCAGCAGCCAGACCTGGCTGCCCGCGGGCCCGAGGAAGGCGAACCGGGGATCGGCGGGAACGGCCATGGCCGCCTCCGGCAGCACCTGGAACGTCACGTCCGCCGGATCCCGCTTCACCGGGGAGCTGCCCGTGTCGTCATTGACCTTCAACGACAGCGCACCACCCTCGTAGTGCACGTCGACCGCGTCGGTGTGCCCCTTGGAGAGCACCACCTTCTCGGCCGCCGACGCGGCGGTGGGCGCCAGCAACGTGCCGGCGACCACCACCGCCCCGGCCATCAGGGCCGCGAAGCCGCGAGCCCTCCCTGTCACATTCATTCCTCCCCTTTCACCCCGCGCCTACGCGCGGTGGTATCTGTGGTGAGATCACCACGACGCCTTGCGTATCCCGGGGAGCTCGCCGCGTAGGGCCAGCTCGCGGAAGCGCACCCGGGACAGTCCGAACCGGGACAGCACCCCGCGCGGACGGCCGTCGATCTGGTCCCGTGACCGCAGCCGTACCGGGCTGGAGTCCGGTGGCAGCCGGCTGAGCCGGCGGGCCGTCTTGGCGCGTACGTCCGGGTCGGTGTCCGGATGGGCGACCACCCGCTTGAGTTCCGTCCGCGCCGGGGCGTGCCGGGCTACCAGTTTTTCGCGGCGGGCTTGCCGGTTGACCAGGCTTTTCTTGGCCATCAGCGGGCCTCGCGGAACTCGACGTGGCGGCGCGCGATCGGGTCGTACTTGCGCAGCGAGAGGCGGTCCGGGTCGTTGCGGCGGTTCTTGCGGGTGACGTAGGTGTAGCCGGTGCCTGCGGTGCTGCGCAGCCGCACGATCGGGCGGACGTCGGTCTGGCGGGCCATCAGAGCTTCACCCCTCGGGCGCGCAGCTCGGCGACGACCTTCTCGATGCCCTTGCGGTCCACGGTCTTGAGTGCCTTCGCGGTCAGGGTGAGGTTGACCCACCGTCGCTCGGACGGCAGCCAGTAACGGTGGTTCTGCAGGTTCGGGTTCCACCGGCGGCGGGTGCGCCGGTGGGAGTGGGACACGGCGTTGCCGAAGCTCGGCTTCGCGCCGGTGACGTCGCAGCGTCGGGACACGGTGCTCGCTCCTTGATGAGATCCATACGGTAACGAAAACGGTTTTCAGTCTTACATCAGCCGTTCGGTCACATCCCCACCGGGGTGTCGACGATCTCGACGGCGCAGTCGGCGCCGAGGCGGTAGCCAACACCGCGCAGCGTCGTCACCACGGGCACATCCGTGCCGATCTTGGCGCGCAGCCGCCGGACGTGGACGTCCACGCTGCGCGGCCCCGTGTAGGGATGCCCCCAGACCTGGTCCAGCAGTTGCCGTCGGGTGAAGACCTGGCGTGGATGTTCGGCCAGGCAGAGCAGCAGGTCGTACTCCCGACGGGTCAGGACGACCTCGGCCTGGCCGCGGTAGACCGCCCGTGCTCGAGGATCGATCCGCAGGTGAAGGCCCGTCGCTCGCGCCGACGGTGACACCGGTCCCGGGTCGCCGCGCAGAAAGGCCAGTAGGGCAGCGAGTCGATCGACGTCCTCATCGCAGCCGCCCGGGCCGAGCTTGAGGTGGACCGTGACGGTGAGAACCTCACCGGCCTTCCACGCCTGTGCCGCACCCACCCGCGCATCCCTGTTCGCTTCGACGGCTCGCATGCGCTTAGAATGACAATCGTTTCCAGTTAAGTCGAGAGGAAGCCGATGTCGTCGTCACCACAGGCCCCGACCCACACCGGGACACACCGACACCGACGGAGCGCAACCCGCACGAAGCCCGGAATCCACCCCGAGTACCGGCCCGTCGTCTACCGCGACAAGGGCGCCGACCTCGCCTTCCTCACCCGCTCCACCGCCACCAGCGACCAGACCGTCGAATGGACCGACGGCAACACCTACCCCGTCATCGACGTCCAGATCTCCTCCGCCAGCCACCCCTTCTGGACCGGCAAGCAACGCCTGCTCGACACCGCCGGCCGGGTCGAGAAGTTCCGCCAGAAGCACGCCCGCCGCGGACCCCAGAGCGGATGAGCACCGGGACCCCGGTCGACTGGGCCGCGCTGGCGCCACAGCTGGTCGACGCCGCCCAGGACCGGTTGCGGCCCACCGGCCTGTTACCTGCCGTCGACCTCGACGCCTGGGACTGCCTCCTCGACCCGGCCGACGAGGCATGGCCCGGTCACCGCGCCGACCTGTTCCGGCTCTCCGCCCGTAGCGTGCGCCTCGGCGTACGCCCCTGAGATGACCGCCCCTCTCGTTCCGGACGCGCAGCTGCGGGTCGTCGGTCTGACGCCCACCGCGCAGCGCCGTGCCGTCCTGGCGCTGCTGGTCGGAAGATCCCGCCCGCTCACCGCTCAGGAGGTGCACACCGAGCTCACCAGGACCGTGCGGCACATCGGCCTGACCACCGTCTACCGCGCGTTGCACAGCCTCGCCGACGCCGGCCTCCTGCACAGCTTCGACCTCGACGGTCAGCGCGCCTACCGGCACTGCGGCACCGCACCGCACCAGCACCTCATCTGCACCTGCTGCGAGACGGTGACCGAGTGCCCGCCCGAGATCGTGACGAGCTGGCTCACCGAGCTGCATCAGCACACCGGCTTCACCCCGCACCCCGACCGGCTCGACCTCCGGGGCGTCTGCGCGACCTGCGCCGGCACATGACGGCGGCGTCGCGGATCGGGTCGAGGTAGGGCGGATCGCTGTCCCTGCCCGGCGGAGGTCAGCGGGAGCGCGCCGTGTGGACGCCGAAGATCTCCAGGGTGCGGTCTCACCTTCTACCTGCCACGACACCGTCATGCGTCGCGGAACCCGTCACCCCGCGTGGAGTACGCTCGCCGCACGCTCGTTACGACGGCTCCTGTGGCTCGACGCTGAGGTGCGGCGTCGCGACGGTGATCCGGATCGCGGTGGTCAGGGTCAGGCCGTCACCGGGCCGGCGGGCTGGTCCGAGCGCGCGAGCGGCGTCGGTGGTCGCGGCCTGCAGCCGGTCGGTCGGGATGTGCCGCAGCAGGGCGCGTCCGCCGTGGGACCACATCCACTCCATCCAGTGGTCCACGTCCCGGAAGTGGCTGTCCACCCGGTGCTCGGTGATCGTGGTGACGGTGAGGCCGGCGGCCGCCATGGTCGCGGTGATCGCGCCGTCGTCGGCGAACGGGTCGGCCGCCGGCGCCGGTCGGGGCCGGTCGGCCGGCAGATGCCCGGCGAGGGCGTCCAGGGCGGCGACGAACGCCGGGTCCTGGGCGGCGAAGGTGCTGACCGCCAGCCGGCCCGCCGGTCGGAGCAGCCGCGCGTACGCCCGAAGGGCCTGCCCGGGGTCGGATAGCAGGAAGACGACCAGCCCGGCCAGGACCGCGTCGAAGCTGCCGGCCGGGAATTCCGGCTGCTGGGCGTCGCCCATCCGCACGTCTACGTGGGTCAGCCCGGCGCGGCTGACGTCCTCGGCGGTGAGTGCCACCATGGCCGGCGCCAGGTCGATGCCGGTGACCTGACCGGCCGGCCCGGTCGCCCGCGCCGCGGGGAACAGGACCGCTCCCCGGCCGCAGCCGACGTCCAGGACCCGCTCTCCCGGGCGGATGCCGGCACGACGGACCAGTTCAACGCCGAAGGGCCCGAAGAAGGACACCCCGGTGCGGTCATAACTCGTCGCGGCCTGTTCGAACACATCGACGGTCCCGTTCGACCGCTCACCGCTGCTCATCGTCACTACTCCCGTCCTCGTGTCGCACCCGGCTTCCCGTCTGTCGGCACGCGTCGTCGCCAGCGCGGCGGTCACACTGGCTGTTCCGGATGAGGTCGACCACCGCGTCGACGTGCTGGCGTTCCTCGACTGGCCCGACCAGCATGCCGCGCCGGCCGGTCGGGTCGGAACCGGTGAGCAGGAGCAGGGTGGGTGCGCGGTGGCAGGCGCCGAGGCACTCCGTCCGGACCAGGACACCACCGTGGCTGGCCCGGACCGCCTGCCCGAGAACCTCGGCCAGATCCGCCGGCTCGTCGGGCACCTGCGGAAAGGCGCGGTGGCGTAGCGCGCGGCAGCGGTGGCCGTCGCAGTAGGCGACGGTCACGCGGGCACCACGTGGTGAGGGCCGGCTCATCGGCGGAACGCCATCAGGGCATGGCCGGCGTACTGGTACGGGACCGTCGCATCGGTGAACCCGGCAGGCCGGGCCGCCTCGCCGTGCCAGTCCGTCGACGCGACGCACTCCGCCGAGCAGAGGCCACTGAGCGTCGCCGTGCGTTCGGTCAGCAGCGGTGCCATCGTCGGTTCCCCGGCCAGGGCGGTCCACCACGTGGTCCACGGGTCGGTGTCGCCGCTCCATGGCTTCGCCGCGAAGGGCGCGTCGGGCATGGCGTCGGCGACCAGGAGCAGCCCGGTCGGGGCGAGCAGGTTTCGGGCCTCGGGGTACCAGTCGCGGACCCGCTCCGCAGGACCGCCTCGGCGGTGGTGCCCGGCCCGCCGCCGGTGTCGAGCACCCGCTCAGGGGCGCGTCCCTGGGCCTGTTCGGCGGCGGTGAGACCGGCAGCGAGGCGGTCGTCGCGGCCGGGTTGGTGGTGGCGCATCATGGTCTCCCAGTCGCGCCGCCACCGGACCACATCATCGGCTCCCAGGGTGGTCGCCGTCGTCATACCGGGACCGGATCGGTGTGATCATGGTCGTGCAGGTCACCCAGGTCCCATTCGGGGAACGGGTCGGGCAGGACCCGCCAGGCGTCCTCCCCCGCGGCGGTCTCCGCGTCGGTGAGCAGACACGCCGCCAGGGCGGCCCGCAGGCCGTCGCCGTCGAGGTGGACGCCGATGAGGACGAGTTCCTGCTGCCGGTCACCGAAGACGGGATGCCAGCGGGACTCCAACTCGGCCCGCTCGTCGGGATCCTCCGGCCACTCCCCGGAGGCCGTCACCGGCACGCCGACCGGGTCGCACCGCCCGGACGGCCCGGCCTGCGACCACAGCGCCTGGACGTCCGGGCGGCTGGCCAGCCACAGGAACCCCTTCGACCGGACGACCCCGAAGGCGTCCAGACCGGCGGTCAACAGGTTCCACAGTCGCTGCGGGTGGAACGGGCGGTGGTCGCGGAACACGATGCTGGAGATGCCGTACTCCTCGGTTTCCGGCACGTGCCCGCCGTTGAGCTCCGCCACCCAGCCGGGCGCGGTCTCCGCCCGCTCCAGGTCGAACCGGCCGGTGTGCAGGATCTCCGCCGGCGGCACCCGCCCGTGGACGGCGCGGATCTGCCGGGCGGCCGGGTTCAGCCGGGCCAGCAGCGCCTCGACCACCGCCAGGTCCTCCGGCGCGATCAGGTCCGTCTTGTTGACCACCAGCACGTCGGCGAACTCGATCTGGTCCACCAGCAGATCCGCGATTCCGCGGTCGTCGCCCTCGTACGCGGCCAGCCCGCGCGCCTCGAGGGTCTCCCCTGCCTCGATCATGGCCGTCAGGCCCGCCGCGTCGACGACCGTGACGGTGGTGTCCAGCCGGGCCAGGTCGTCGAGGACCTGGCCGTCCTCGACGCCGAAGGCGAAGGTGGCGGCGACCGGCATCGGCTCGGAGATACCGCTGGACTCGATCAGCAGGTAGTCGAAGCGGCCCTGCCGGGCCAGCCGGGCCACCTCGTCGAGCAGGTCGTCGCGGAGGGTGCAGCAGATGCAGCCGTTGGTCAACTCGACCAGCCGCTCCTCGGTCCGTGACAACGCGCCGCCGTCGCGCACCAGGGCGGCGTCGATGTTGACCTCGCTCATGTCGTTGACGATCACCGCCACCCGCAGCCCGTCCCGGTTCGCGAGGACGTGGTTGAGCAGGCTCGTCTTCCCCGCGCCGAGGAACCCGGACAGCACGGTCACCGGTAGCCGGTCCGTCACGGCTGGTCCACCACCGGACGACCCTTGTACAGGCCGCAGTGGGCACAGGCCCGGTGTGGCACCACCATCTCCTTGCGCGGACACGGGCACGGGGTCAACTGCGGCACGCTGGCCTTCCACTGCGCCCGCCGGTGCCGGGTGTTCGACCGCGACATCTTCCGCTTCGGTACGGCCACGAGATCTCCTACGTCGAGAGGGTGGCGTCCAGCATATCGGAACTGATTTTCGTTTTCCTGTTCGCCCCGTGGCGGGCTCTGCCCTCACCTCCCGGCGGCCAGACCGCAGCCGATCGCCGTGCCGGTACCAGGCCGGTACCGGCACGGCGATCAGCGTGGCTCAGGGGCGTACTCCTGCCGCGCCGGTCACCTCGCGCAGAGCGCGGCGTCGACGAGGGCGGCCCGGTCGGCGGCGACAGAGCCGTCCACGACCGACCCGTTGAGCGAGGTGACCACCAGGGTCGCCGCGCGACCGTCGTCGGTGGCGCCGTCGACGGTCGAGTAGCCGGGGATGTCACCGCCGTGGCCCCACGCCACCCCGCCGCAACTCAACGGGGTACGGAAGAGACCCAGCCCGTACCGCACGTCCGACTGCGGATGCACGGCGACGGTGGTCCGCAGCTCGGCCAGTTGCGCGGGTTCGAGCAGCCTGCCAGCCAGCAGGGCCCGCAGGAACGTGTGGAGATCGGCCGGGGTGGAGACCAGTTGGCCGGCGGCCCAACCCCAGCTCGGGTCCATCCGGGTGAAGTCGAGCAGTTCACCGGTGGCTTCGTCGAGCTGGTAACCCTGGGGATGCCGGCCGCGGATGCCTTCCTCACCGACCCCGGGCGCGTAGGTGTCGCGCAGGCCGATCCGCTCGATGACCCGGGTGGTGACCAGCTCGTTGAACGGCCGGCCGGTGACCCGTTCGGCGATCAGGCCGGCAAGCAGGTAGTTGGTGTTGCTGTAGGCCCAGTCGCCGGCCGGCCCGCCCGCCCTGGCATTGGCCATGTCGAGCAGGCCCCGGGGCTCGAAGTAGGCCGAAGCGCCAGCGGCGTCCCTGCGCGGCATCGGCGTACCTTCCGGCAGAGACGATAGCGACGCGGGGCCGACTCCGACGCGCTGCGGCCCGGAAAACAGCCTGCTGTACCAGTCTCCGGGCATCCCTCAGGGCCGGCCCTGTCCCGGTGCGCGGTCGCCGGGTCCGGCAGGTTGCCGATCATGGTCTGGCGCGCGGCTCTCGTCGGCGGGCGGCGCTGTCCCGGCCAACTGGGCGTGGCAGACGGACAGCAGTTGCCGCAGCCTGGTCAGCCGGGCGATGTGCCCGTCGACGACCGCCAACCGGCGGCGGAACATCTCACTCGCCTGGGGCAGCCGGATGCGGTCGGGCACGGTGTGTTCGGGCAGCGTGTCGCCGTCGAGCAGATGAAGGTGGTCGCTGAGCGTGGCGATGTCGTCGACGGTCAGGCCGAGCGACAGCAACTCACGGATGATCTTCACCCGGGCCACGTCGGCAGTGCGGTAGGTCCGCTGCCCGGCGCGGGTGCGTACCGGTGGTGGCAGCAGTCCTCGCTGTTCGTAGAAGCGCAACGCCCGCGGTGTGGTTCCCGCTGCCGCCGCGGCGTCACCGATACGCACCGTGCCTCCCGGCTGTCAGAGCTCCACCAGGACGGCGCCGACATGCCGCCCCTCGACGGCCTCCTGGAACGCGTGAGCGGCCCGGTCGATTCCACGGACGCGGGTATGCGGAAACCGGATGCTGCCGGTGGACAGCCAGGCGCCGAACCGCTGCGTCCACTCGGCGAGCGCGTCGGGATGGTCGGCGGCGTTGAACCCGCGCATGCTGATCCGCTTGAGCACGATGGGCACGAGGTCCAGTTCCAGCGTCGCGGTCGTGCCGGCGCCCTCGGCGGCGAGTTGCGCCGACAGCGCGCCGACCAGGACGATGCGGGCGTGGGGCCGAGCGGCCTGCACCGCCGCCTGGAGTTGTTCGCCGCCGACGGTGTCGAGCGCCACGTCGACGCCGTCCGGAGCGGCGTCGGCGAGCTGCCCGGTGATCGGTTCCGCTCCGCGTACGACGACCGCGTCATAGCCGAGTTCCGTGGTCAGGAACCGGGCCTTCGCCGGTGAGCCGGTGGTGCCGACGACCCTGGCCGCGCCGAGACGACGGGCGATCTGGCCGGCGAGGGAACCGACGGCGCCGGCGGCCCCGGTGATCAGCACCGTGTCGCCGGGCCGGACGGCGGCGGCGCGGGTCAGCGCCGCGTGAGCGGTCCAGCCCTGCGACAGGTGGGCCAGCGGATCCGGCAGCGAGTCGCCGAGCCGACGGCACCTGTCGACCGGGAGGACCGCGTACTCGCGCCAGCCGAGGTCGTGCCCGACCAGCTCGCCCGGACGCAGGCCGCTGGCGGCGGGGGCGGCGACGACCTCGCCGATCGCGGGGCCGGGCAGCGGATCGCCGGGTCGCGGGCCGGGCAGTCCCGCCGCGGCCGCGCCGATGAGGGTCCGGAGCAGGGCCGCGGTGACCAGGAAGGCACGGTTGCGGACCAGGACCTCGCCGGACGCGCGGGGAGGCGCCGGGACCTCGACGACGGTGAAGTCCTCCGGGCGAGGCAGGCCGTCCGGAGTCGTGAGCAACTGGACCTGACGATGGACGGAAGGCAGTGGACGCACCTGACGCTCCTTGTTCGGGTCGGTGGAGCGCGACCGTAAACCCTGACCCATGCGTCAGACGCAAGACCGAACGAGTTCCTGCCCGCCAGCCTTCTTCCGCCCATCGCCGACGACCTGACCGTCTCCATCGGCGCGGCCGGACAGGCCGTCAGCGTCACGGCTCTCGCCGCAGCCCTGTCAGCGCTGTTCATCGCGGTGGTCCTACCCAAGGCCGACCGGCGACGCGTGATGATCAACCTCACACTGCTGGCCGTGCTCCCCAATGTGGCCGTCGCGGTGAGTGGCCACTTCAGCGGCCTAAGCCACATCCGGCCCGCCGCGGAGAGCCTGTCCCGAATCGACGGCGGTGTCTTCGCCGTGTTGCTTCACCGGTGGACCATCCACCCGCCTGTTCACCGCCGCCGCACTGTGAAGTCTTGGATGCGGCGGTAGCCCCACAACGGTCCTGAGTTGGGGCGCCCGGACCCAACCGGACCGCCTCGAGCAGATCGGCGGGCTCATCGTGACGGTCGGCAATGTCGCCATCGCCGTGCCCGCCAGGCCGGGCCCCCGAACAGCGGCCACTTACGGGCGTCATCGGGGGGCACTCCGGCCACCGGTCAGGGGCGTTGGTGGAAGTCCGTGCCGACAGGGGGTAGCCCACGCCACCGACGCCAGAACCGCCCCGTTCGGCGTCGTCCGACCTAATCGGTGGTGGCGAAGCGTTCGACGTTGTCGATGGCGCCGACGACGAGGATGAGGTCACCGTAGGCGAGGACGGTGTCTCCGGTGGCGTGGGTGAAGGTACGGGGTGTGCCGCCGGGCAGGGCTGCCTGGGGTTTGACGGCGACGACGGTGACGCCCCATCTGCTGCGGACGCGGGACTCCCGCAGTGGTACGCCGACGATGTCGCGGGGTGGGGTGGTCTTGATGACGGCGAAGTCGGCGTCGACCTCGACGTAGTCGAGGATGCGGCCGGAGAGCAGGTGGGCGACGCGTTCACCCATGTCGTGTTCGGGCGCGACGACGTGGTGGGCGCCGACGCGGGTGAGGATGTTGCTGTGCTGGGAGCTGATGGCTTTGGCCCAGATGTCGGGAACGCCGAGTTCGGCCAGCAGGCTGGTGGTGAGGATGCTGGCCTGGATGTCGGTGCCGATGGCCACCACGGCGCGGTGGAACTCGGCGACGCCGAGTTGCCGCAGGGCCTCGATGTCCGTGGAGTCGGCGGTGATGACGTGCGGCAACTGCCCGGAAAGGGCCTGGACGACCTTCGGGCGGTGGTCGACGCCGAGGACCTCCGTGCCCCGGTTGACCAGTTCCAGGGCCAGGGCGGTGCCGAAGCGGCCCAGCCCGATCACGACGACGGGTTCGGTGCGTGCCTCAGCCAACGATCGTCCTTTCCTCGGGTAGTTCGAAACGGCGGTTGCGGTCGCGCAGCGCCAACGCCGAGGCCAGGGTCAGCGGACCGACCCGGCCGGCGAACATCAGCGCGACCAGCAGCAGGTCGGCCGCGGGTGGCAGGGTGGCGGTGATACCGGTGGACAGGCCGACGGTGGCGAACGCGGACACCGCCTCGAACAGCACGACGTCGAGCCGGTGCGGGGTGATGGCCAGCAGCGCGAAGGTGGCGGTGACCACGGCGCCGACGCCGAGCAGCGCGACCGCGAGGGCCTGGCGCTGGTTGCTGGCGGGAATGCGCCGCCGGCCGACGTTGACGTGGATCTCGCCGCGCATCTCCGACCAGAGCACGAAGGCGAGCAGCCCGAACGTGGTGACCTTGATGCCGCCGGCGGTGCCGGCACTGCCGCCGCCGATGAACATCAGCACGTCGCTGGCGAGCAGGCTCTCCGGCCGCATCCCGCCGATGTCCACGCTGTTGAATCCGGCGGTGCGGGTCATGGTGGAGGCGAAGAACCCGGCCTGTAGTTTCTCCCAGCCGCCGAGCGGGCCGAGGGTACGCGGGTTGGAGAACTCGGCGAGGGTCAGCACGGCGGTGCCGACCACGAGCAGCGCGCCGGTCAGGGCGAGGGTGATGCGGGTCAGCACCGACCACAGCGCCGGGCGACGCCAGCATCTGAGCAGTTCGAACACGACCGGGAAGCCCAGCCCGCCCAGGATGACCGCGGCGGCGATCGGCAGGCAGATCCACGGGTCGGTCACGTAGCCGACGAGGCTGTCGGCGTTGGTGGAGAAACCCGCGTTGTTGAACGCCGACACTGCGTGGAACACCCCGTCGTACACCGCCTCACCGAACGGTTCGTCGTACGCGGTGGCGAACCGGGCGGTCAGCGTCACCGCGACCACCGTTTCGCTGGCGAGGCTGAACAGCACGATCCGGCGGACCACCGCGCGCACGTCGGTGAGATCGAGACTCTTCGTCTCGGCCTGGGCCAGGAACCGGGCCCGCAGGCCGAGCCGGCGGGACAGCAGCACGGTGAACAACGTCGCCAGGGTCATGATCCCCAGCCCGCCGGCCTGGATGAGCAGCAGGATCACCGCCTGGCCGAAGCCGGACCAGTAGCTGCCGGTGTCGACGGTGACCAGCCCGGTGACACAGACGGCCGACGTCGCGGTGAACAGCGCGTCCACCAGCTCGGCCCGCTCGCCGGAGCGGGTCGCCACGGGCAGCGACAACAGAACGGTGCCGACCGCCACCGCCGTGCCGAAGCCGACAGCGATCACCTGTGCGGGATGCCGCAGCCGGCTGCTCCGCCGCTGCCACGCCGGTGCTCGGCCGATCACGCG
The sequence above is a segment of the Micromonospora sp. WMMD882 genome. Coding sequences within it:
- a CDS encoding potassium transporter TrkG, encoding MAVGFGTAVAVGTVLLSLPVATRSGERAELVDALFTATSAVCVTGLVTVDTGSYWSGFGQAVILLLIQAGGLGIMTLATLFTVLLSRRLGLRARFLAQAETKSLDLTDVRAVVRRIVLFSLASETVVAVTLTARFATAYDEPFGEAVYDGVFHAVSAFNNAGFSTNADSLVGYVTDPWICLPIAAAVILGGLGFPVVFELLRCWRRPALWSVLTRITLALTGALLVVGTAVLTLAEFSNPRTLGPLGGWEKLQAGFFASTMTRTAGFNSVDIGGMRPESLLASDVLMFIGGGSAGTAGGIKVTTFGLLAFVLWSEMRGEIHVNVGRRRIPASNQRQALAVALLGVGAVVTATFALLAITPHRLDVVLFEAVSAFATVGLSTGITATLPPAADLLLVALMFAGRVGPLTLASALALRDRNRRFELPEERTIVG